A stretch of the Halorussus salinus genome encodes the following:
- a CDS encoding excinuclease ABC subunit C: MDGDAVRERAGELPRQPGVYQFEDGGTVVYVGKAVDIRDRVRSYADPRSRRIRRMVRRADSIDYSVTDTETQALLLEANLIKRFQPRYNVRLKDDKSYPLVQLTGHEFPRIEITRDPDPEARARRTGGTRSDGGASAAGGGGGAPGGGPTVSGPRVFGPFTRKTQVEVVVKALRETYGVRGCSDHKYSNRDRPCLDYDIGLCTAPCTDEIDRESYVADVESVVRFFEGETGVLADPLRRQMEEAAENREFERAANLRDKLDAVEGFHGGAGEAVADRSDQRAVDVLGVALEGDSATVARLHSESGQLVDRERHAVTIPEGDDADTRASAVLSAFVTQYYAERDLPDALLVSDRPDDDEVLDWLDSEGVAARVPGAGREATLVDLALKNARRGASEPDALAALRDALDLDTVPRRIEGFDVSHAQGKHAVGSDVAFDDGSADKSGYRRKKLTDENDDYANMYDLIRWRASRAVEGRDDRPDPDLLLIDGGEGQLSAARDALADADWDVPAVALAKDEEIVVTPDGTFDWPDDADHLHLLQRVRDEAHRFAVQYHQTLRDEVSTELDNVPGIGPKTRRALLRRFGSVEGIREASLAELQAVEGVGEKTAETIRTRL; the protein is encoded by the coding sequence ATGGATGGGGACGCGGTACGCGAGCGCGCCGGGGAGTTGCCACGTCAGCCCGGCGTCTACCAGTTCGAGGACGGCGGGACGGTCGTCTACGTCGGCAAGGCCGTGGACATCCGGGACCGCGTGCGGTCGTACGCCGACCCTCGGAGTCGGCGCATCCGCCGGATGGTCCGGCGCGCCGACAGTATCGACTACTCGGTCACGGACACCGAGACCCAAGCCCTCCTGCTTGAGGCCAACCTCATCAAGCGGTTCCAACCGCGGTACAACGTCCGACTGAAAGACGACAAGTCCTACCCGCTCGTGCAACTCACCGGCCACGAGTTCCCCCGCATCGAGATTACGCGAGACCCGGACCCCGAGGCTCGTGCGCGGCGGACCGGCGGGACGCGGAGCGACGGCGGCGCGAGCGCGGCCGGAGGTGGCGGGGGCGCGCCCGGCGGCGGCCCTACCGTCTCGGGCCCGCGCGTGTTCGGTCCCTTCACTCGAAAGACGCAGGTCGAGGTCGTCGTGAAGGCGCTCAGGGAGACCTACGGCGTCCGGGGCTGTTCGGACCACAAGTACAGCAACCGCGACCGGCCGTGTCTGGACTACGACATCGGCCTCTGTACGGCACCCTGCACCGACGAAATCGACCGGGAATCCTACGTCGCCGACGTGGAGTCGGTGGTCCGGTTCTTCGAGGGCGAGACCGGCGTCCTCGCCGACCCGCTCCGCAGGCAGATGGAGGAGGCCGCCGAGAACCGGGAGTTCGAGCGCGCCGCGAACCTCCGGGACAAACTCGACGCGGTGGAGGGGTTCCACGGCGGCGCGGGCGAGGCGGTCGCCGACCGGAGCGACCAGCGCGCGGTGGACGTACTGGGGGTCGCGTTGGAGGGCGACTCGGCGACCGTCGCGCGCCTCCACAGCGAGTCGGGACAACTCGTGGACCGCGAGCGCCACGCCGTGACGATTCCGGAGGGCGACGACGCCGACACCCGCGCCAGCGCGGTCCTCTCGGCGTTCGTCACCCAGTACTACGCCGAACGCGACCTGCCCGACGCCCTCCTCGTTTCGGACCGCCCGGACGACGACGAGGTCCTCGATTGGCTCGACAGCGAGGGCGTCGCCGCCCGCGTCCCCGGCGCTGGCCGGGAGGCGACGCTCGTGGACCTCGCGCTGAAGAACGCCCGACGGGGCGCGAGCGAACCCGACGCGCTCGCCGCGCTCCGCGACGCGCTGGACCTCGATACGGTGCCCCGGCGCATCGAGGGCTTCGACGTGAGCCACGCGCAGGGCAAGCACGCGGTCGGGAGCGACGTGGCCTTCGATGACGGGTCGGCGGACAAGTCGGGCTACCGCCGCAAGAAGCTGACCGACGAGAACGACGACTACGCGAACATGTACGACTTGATTCGCTGGCGCGCTTCTCGTGCGGTCGAAGGGAGAGACGACCGGCCCGACCCGGACCTCCTGCTCATCGACGGCGGCGAAGGTCAGCTTTCGGCGGCCAGAGACGCCCTCGCGGACGCCGACTGGGACGTGCCCGCGGTCGCGCTCGCCAAGGACGAGGAGATAGTCGTGACGCCCGACGGCACCTTCGACTGGCCCGACGACGCCGACCATCTCCACCTCCTCCAGCGCGTCCGCGACGAGGCCCACCGCTTCGCGGTCCAGTACCACCAGACCCTGCGCGACGAGGTCTCGACCGAACTCGACAACGTTCCCGGTATCGGCCCGAAGACCCGCCGCGCGCTCCTTCGCCGGTTCGGGAGCGTCGAGGGGATTCGGGAGGCGTCGCTCGCGGAGTTGCAGGCGGTCGAGGGCGTGGGCGAGAAGACGGCCGAAACGATTCGGACGCGGTTGTGA
- a CDS encoding thermonuclease family protein, with the protein MARKQFLSILMVVALVGSLTVAGSAAVVPTTEDVSTSSISGSVTVTVTSAADGDTVDVEYQNGSTDTVRLLGVDTPEVNVENSPSEFEGVPNTQEGADCLRSAGEEASQFTKDTLVGETVTLKFDSQSDRRGDYGRLLAYIYVNGENFNLDLIENGHARVYDSTFSQSETFYSAETTAQNNLVGLWSCTTLDDGGSGGDTDSGTASIEWVYTGGDQLNDERVHIKNTGTGELDLSGYTLEDEAGNSYTFPSGFTLGAGESVWVHSGSGYDDYDDLYADFGYEIWNDYGDTAYLYDENGEEVDRRSY; encoded by the coding sequence GTGGCACGAAAACAGTTCCTTTCGATTCTGATGGTAGTGGCGCTCGTCGGGAGTCTGACCGTCGCCGGAAGCGCGGCGGTCGTTCCGACGACCGAAGACGTATCGACGAGTAGCATCAGTGGTTCCGTGACCGTGACGGTCACGAGCGCGGCGGACGGCGACACCGTTGACGTGGAGTACCAGAACGGTTCGACCGACACCGTGCGTCTCCTCGGCGTGGACACGCCCGAGGTCAACGTCGAGAACTCCCCCAGCGAGTTCGAGGGCGTCCCGAACACCCAAGAGGGCGCGGACTGTCTTCGGAGCGCCGGAGAGGAGGCCAGCCAGTTCACGAAGGACACGCTGGTCGGCGAGACGGTCACGCTCAAGTTCGACAGCCAGTCGGACCGACGCGGCGACTACGGTCGCCTGCTGGCCTACATCTACGTGAACGGCGAGAACTTCAACCTCGACCTCATCGAAAACGGTCACGCTCGCGTCTACGACAGCACCTTCAGCCAGAGCGAGACGTTCTACAGCGCCGAGACCACCGCGCAGAACAATCTGGTCGGTCTCTGGAGTTGTACGACGCTCGACGACGGCGGTAGCGGCGGCGACACCGACAGCGGCACCGCCTCCATCGAGTGGGTCTACACCGGCGGCGACCAGTTGAACGACGAGCGCGTCCACATCAAGAACACCGGCACCGGCGAACTCGACCTCTCGGGCTACACGCTCGAAGACGAGGCCGGAAACAGCTACACCTTCCCGAGCGGCTTCACGCTCGGCGCGGGCGAGTCGGTCTGGGTCCACTCCGGAAGCGGTTACGACGATTACGACGACCTCTACGCCGACTTCGGCTACGAAATCTGGAACGACTACGGCGACACCGCGTACCTCTACGACGAGAACGGCGAGGAAGTGGACCGTCGGTCCTACTGA